GCCTCGTCCTGCAACAGTTGTTGGCTCATGTTCGATCTCCGTTCTTACCGCATGCCGCGGTTTTCTCAAAGCGAGGGAGGCCAAAGCCTCCCTCGCGGTCAGGGGCAACCTGCCCGGTTCGTTTACTTGCTCAAAATTTCAGCGCCCTGTTCGTCGACCCGCTTTGCAAATTCAGCCGGATCAATGGCGCCGGCCCACAGGCTCTCGCATTCCTTCTGGAACATGGTCTGGAACGCGGCGCCGTTCAGGTTCACCGGGTAGGGCACGGCGTTTTCCAGCGCCTGCACATAGTACTTGTTGGTGGGCTTTTCCGCCTCGAACGCGGTGGTATCCACCAGGGTGGAGGCAGGCAGGCCGAACTTCATATCCAAAGCGATCTGCTGGCCCTCCTTGCCGGAAAGGAACTCCACCACCCGCCACGACAGCTCAGGGTTCTTTGCTGTTTTGGGGATCACCCAGGTGTTCACGAACGAGGAGGTCTGGCTCTTGCCGTTCACGGTGGGCATGGGCAGCACGGTGTAGGCGGTGCCGCTGGCGTCAAAGTTGGCCTCGGTGGAAAGCGCGCCCACCTGCATGGCCACCTTGTTGGCCATAAACGGCGCAAACTCGCTGTCGCCGAACTGGGCGGCCTGGGCCGCGCTGGGGCAGACCTTATAGGTATTGTACAGATCGTACATGAACTGCATGCCCTTCTGGGTGTTCGCGTCGGTGGTAAACACGCTGGTCTTGCCGTCCTCGGCGTACATGCTGCCGCCAAAAGCGGCGATCATGGCAAAGGTCTGGTCGGCGTAGTTCTTCCAGTAGTAACCCCACTGGGCGTCGGCGCCGCTGCCCTTGGTGAGCTGCTTTGCGATCTCCACAAACTCGTCCATGGTCCAGTCCTCGGTGGGCAGGGCAACGCCCGCGTCCTCAAACATCTTGGTGTTCAGGAACATGACCTTGGGGGTAACGTCGCGGCCCGCGGCATACAGGGTGCCGTTCACGGTGAGCGCGTCCTTCACCACCGGATACAGCGCGTCCTTGTATTCCTGGCTGGCCAGGTCGTCCAGCGGCAGCAGCATGCCGGAGAGCGCGTAGCGGGGCACCTGGTCCATGGCCAGCATCATCACGTCGGGGATCTCGCCGCCGGCGAGCTTGGTCACCATGGTGTCGGCGTATTTGCTGGGCACGGTCACAAACTCCAGCTTGATGTCGGGGTTCTGCGCCTCAAAATCTTCCTTCATTTTCTGCAGGTGCTCAAATTTGGTGATGTCCCACCAGGTGTACACTTTCAGGGTGGTGGGCTCGGCCGGGGTGCCGGCCTGGCTGCCCGCCGTGCTGCCGGGGCCCGGGGCCGGGGTGCTGGGCGCGCCGCCGCACGCTGCCAGGCCAAGGGCCAGCGCCAGGGTCAGAACAAGGGCCAAAGCTTTGACGAATGCCTTTTTCATGATCGTTTTCCTCCAATATGATTGTTTTTATACAGGGCCCTGCGGCCCGGAATACCAAAAAAGAGAGCCTCACTTCCCGCCAAACCCGGAGTTCATGCTGGACGCCATAAAGTGCTTTTGGAAGATCAGGAACACAACGACGATGGGCACGATGCTCAGGGTCGCCCCCGCCAGCAGCACCGCCCAGTTGGGCTCCCACTCCTTCAGGTACTTCAGGCCGACCGTCAGGGTGAGCTTGTCATAGTCGTTGATGATCAGCATGGGCATCAGGAAAGCGTTCCACACGCTGCGGAAGGAAAGGATCGCCGTGGTGGCGATGGCGGGTTTTGCGTTGGGCAGCACCACGCGGAAAAACACCTTGAACCGCGAGCAGCCGTCGATGATGGCCGCGTTCTCCAGATCCTTGGGGATGCTCAAAAAGAACTGCCGGAAGAAAAAGATGTTGAACGCGTTGGAGGCCGTGAACACATTGGTCAAAAACAGCGCGGTATATGTGTTGTACAGGTTCATGTCCACGATGGTCTTGTAGTTGGGGATCAGGGTCACATGGCTGGGGATCATCATGGTTGCAATGAACGCCAGAAACAGCAGGTTGCGGCCCCAAAACTCCAGCCGCGTCAGCGCGTAGGCCGTGATCGACGCGATGGCGATCATGCAGATGGGGATCGCGATGGAAAGAAACACCGAGTTCAGCAAAAAGTTTCCAAAGGGCAGCACCTCAAAGGCGCGCTTGTAATTGTCCAGCGTAAAGGGGTGGGGGATCATGTTCAGCGGGCTGTCGGTGTACAGCTGTTCCCGCGCCTTGAACGAGGAAAACAGCGACCAGATAAAGGGGTAGATCATCGCCAGGCTGAGCAGCACCATAAACACATGGTAGACCGCGTTGCCCGCCCTGCGGCGGCCGGACATACCGAGCGCTTTTTTCATCTCATTCACCCCCCTGCTCATTGCGGAACCGGTACTGGATCAGCGTCACCACCATAATGAGCGCGAAGAAGATCCATGCCAGGGCCGAGGCATATCCCATGTCGTAGTTGGTAAAGCCCTGTTCGTAGATGTAATACATAATGGTGCTGGTGGAGCCAAGCGGCCCGCCGGCGGTCATGATAAAGATCGACTCGAACATGTTGAACGCCTCGATCACCAGCAGGATCGCCACCACGAAGGTGGTGTTCGCCAGCATGGGCACCGTGATGCGGAAGAACTTCTGCAAAGGGGTGGCGCCGTCCACCTCGGCCGCCTCGTACAGGCTCTCGGGAATGGTCTGCAGCCCTGCCAGGAACATGATCATGTAATAGCCGCACATCTGCCACACCCGCATGATCACCAGGGCGGGCTTGCTCCACTCGGTGCTGGCCAGCCACATGGGCGGGTTGTTGAAGCCCAGCACCGTGAGGAAGTTGTTCAAAAGCCCCATGTCCGGGTTGAAGATCCACAGCCAGACCATACTCACCGCCACAGTGGAGGTGATGCTGGGCAAAAACAGCGCCACCCGGTAGGCCTTGGTCAAGTGCCCTGCCTTTTTGTTGATAAGGATGGCCAGCAGCAGCGAGCAGACCAGCACGATGGGCACCAGCGTGATCACAAAATAAAAGGTGTTTCCGAAGTACTGGTAAAAGTATTGATCCTTGGTAAAGGCGCGGATGTAGTTTGCAAGGCCCACAAAGTTCGGCTGGCTCAGCAGGCTGTAATCCGTGAGCGAATAGTAAAACGAGCGGATGATCGCCCCAAACGTAAAGATGGCGAACCCGATCAGCGCGGGCGACACGAACACCCAGCCGGTCAGCGCCTCGCGGCGCTTCAGGCTCAACCGGCGCGCCCGCCTTTTCGGGGCCGCACCCGCATGTTTTTCTGCCTGCATACTCCCTGCCTCCTGCCTTTCACAACTCAAAATACAATTTCAGAATTTGTCATGTTGTCATAATAACTTTGGGTAAAAAATGAGCGTCGCCCGCTCATTTTTCCAGGGTCACGTTGAACACGTATTTGTCGCCCCGGTACACCGATTCCACATATTCAAAGGCGGTGCCGTCGCACTCGTAGGTGGTGCGGCAGATGCGCAGCACCGGCGCGCCGGGTTTGATCTCCAGCAGCTTTGCCTCCTGCCCTGTGGCCGCCCCTGCCTGGATGCTCTGCACCGCCCGGCAGCTCTCGCAGCCGTAATTTTCCCGCAAAAGCGCGTAGACCGAGCCGCTCAGGTCCTGGTTCTCAATTCCCGCGAACCGGTAAAAGGGCATGTGCAGCCGCTCCACGGCCATGGGAACCCCGTCCGCACAGCGCACCCTCACAATGTAATACACCTTCTGCTTCGGGTCGAGCTTCAGCTGCTGGGCCACCGTTTCGTTGGGAAAGACCAGCTGCTGGTCCACCAGCAGGTTCGAGGGGGCAAGCCCCAGGCTGCGCATCTCGTCGCTGAAGCCGATCAGGTGGTTCAACTGCATATCCGCTTTTTTGGGCGAAACGAAACTGCCCTTGCCCTGGATCTTGTAGATGTAGCCGGCCTGTGCCAGGCCGTCCAGCGCCTGCCTCACCGTAATGCGGCTCACGCCGAACAGCTCGCCGATGGTTTCTTCGGTGGGCATCTGCTGCCCTTCCTCCAGCTTGCCGGCCTCGATCAAGCCCTGGTAATAATTGATAATCTGCGAATATCTGGGAACCGCTTTCACGTTCCGTCCCCCTTTGCCGGCAGGAAATGCGCGCCTGCAAATTCATCATGTTGTTATAACATCATCATAATAGCATTCCATCCGTACCGCGTCAAGCGGTGCGGCGGCATTTCTGCTTATTGCCCAAGCCGCGTTCCTTTTGTTTGTGCGAATTGCCCGTTTTTAACCGATCTCATAGCTCTCAAAAATGCGCGAGAGCACCGCCGCAGGGTA
This window of the Oscillospiraceae bacterium genome carries:
- the yvoA gene encoding HTH-type transcriptional repressor YvoA translates to MKAVPRYSQIINYYQGLIEAGKLEEGQQMPTEETIGELFGVSRITVRQALDGLAQAGYIYKIQGKGSFVSPKKADMQLNHLIGFSDEMRSLGLAPSNLLVDQQLVFPNETVAQQLKLDPKQKVYYIVRVRCADGVPMAVERLHMPFYRFAGIENQDLSGSVYALLRENYGCESCRAVQSIQAGAATGQEAKLLEIKPGAPVLRICRTTYECDGTAFEYVESVYRGDKYVFNVTLEK
- a CDS encoding bicyclomycin resistance protein, which codes for MKKALGMSGRRRAGNAVYHVFMVLLSLAMIYPFIWSLFSSFKAREQLYTDSPLNMIPHPFTLDNYKRAFEVLPFGNFLLNSVFLSIAIPICMIAIASITAYALTRLEFWGRNLLFLAFIATMMIPSHVTLIPNYKTIVDMNLYNTYTALFLTNVFTASNAFNIFFFRQFFLSIPKDLENAAIIDGCSRFKVFFRVVLPNAKPAIATTAILSFRSVWNAFLMPMLIINDYDKLTLTVGLKYLKEWEPNWAVLLAGATLSIVPIVVVFLIFQKHFMASSMNSGFGGK
- a CDS encoding ABC transporter permease, translating into MQAEKHAGAAPKRRARRLSLKRREALTGWVFVSPALIGFAIFTFGAIIRSFYYSLTDYSLLSQPNFVGLANYIRAFTKDQYFYQYFGNTFYFVITLVPIVLVCSLLLAILINKKAGHLTKAYRVALFLPSITSTVAVSMVWLWIFNPDMGLLNNFLTVLGFNNPPMWLASTEWSKPALVIMRVWQMCGYYMIMFLAGLQTIPESLYEAAEVDGATPLQKFFRITVPMLANTTFVVAILLVIEAFNMFESIFIMTAGGPLGSTSTIMYYIYEQGFTNYDMGYASALAWIFFALIMVVTLIQYRFRNEQGGE
- a CDS encoding ABC transporter substrate-binding protein; this encodes MKKAFVKALALVLTLALALGLAACGGAPSTPAPGPGSTAGSQAGTPAEPTTLKVYTWWDITKFEHLQKMKEDFEAQNPDIKLEFVTVPSKYADTMVTKLAGGEIPDVMMLAMDQVPRYALSGMLLPLDDLASQEYKDALYPVVKDALTVNGTLYAAGRDVTPKVMFLNTKMFEDAGVALPTEDWTMDEFVEIAKQLTKGSGADAQWGYYWKNYADQTFAMIAAFGGSMYAEDGKTSVFTTDANTQKGMQFMYDLYNTYKVCPSAAQAAQFGDSEFAPFMANKVAMQVGALSTEANFDASGTAYTVLPMPTVNGKSQTSSFVNTWVIPKTAKNPELSWRVVEFLSGKEGQQIALDMKFGLPASTLVDTTAFEAEKPTNKYYVQALENAVPYPVNLNGAAFQTMFQKECESLWAGAIDPAEFAKRVDEQGAEILSK